Proteins encoded together in one Entomobacter blattae window:
- a CDS encoding ferredoxin--NADP reductase, translating to MTVSETYRLAPPTKEYSHLNAEKVLSVHHWTDRLFSFTCTRDQSLRFENGQFAMIGIEVEGKPLLRAYSIVSANYEENLEFLSIKVPDGPLTSRLCHVQVGDTVLIGRKPTGTLLLDNLRPGRNLYFLSTGTGLAPFLSLIRDPASYERFDKVILTHTVREVKELAYRDYITKELPSHEFLGEDVSAKLLYYPAVTREPFPVNQRITTLIENSKVFTDLNIDTLDPEHDRVMICGSPEMLADTENLLKNRGFDEGNNNHPGSYVVEKAFAEK from the coding sequence ATGACCGTCAGTGAAACATACAGGCTGGCACCGCCGACTAAAGAATATAGCCATTTAAATGCAGAAAAAGTGCTTAGCGTTCACCATTGGACTGATCGATTGTTCAGTTTTACCTGCACGCGTGATCAGTCCTTACGGTTTGAAAACGGTCAGTTTGCCATGATTGGTATAGAAGTGGAGGGCAAGCCTCTTCTGAGAGCTTATAGTATTGTAAGTGCCAATTATGAGGAAAATTTAGAATTCCTGTCCATCAAGGTGCCCGATGGCCCGCTTACGTCAAGGTTATGTCATGTCCAGGTTGGAGATACCGTTCTGATCGGGAGAAAACCGACAGGCACTTTGTTGTTGGATAATTTACGCCCGGGGCGTAACCTCTATTTTCTTTCAACAGGTACGGGTTTGGCCCCTTTCTTGAGCCTTATTCGTGATCCTGCCAGTTATGAACGGTTTGATAAAGTCATTCTGACCCATACTGTTAGGGAGGTCAAAGAGTTAGCCTATCGGGATTATATTACTAAAGAACTGCCTTCCCATGAATTTCTGGGAGAGGACGTGTCAGCAAAACTTCTTTATTATCCCGCTGTAACTCGTGAGCCTTTTCCCGTTAATCAGCGTATTACAACCCTGATAGAAAACAGTAAGGTTTTTACGGATCTGAATATCGATACGCTTGATCCAGAACATGACAGGGTGATGATTTGTGGCTCTCCAGAGATGTTGGCTGATACAGAAAATCTTTTAAAAAACCGTGGTTTTGATGAAGGGAATAATAATCATCCTGGCTCTTATGTGGTTGAAAAAGCATTTGCTGAAAAATAA
- a CDS encoding helicase-related protein, translated as MMHKSPAEQAMEYAVAQTGLSLERREIPLLLRRIARLLPPRLEKTEQLDDFILPANSFIRLVCDVRRKKWTSRLIALCQSHSIAWASREDILSAAHTITLPEPDDGDLLQALEKTLANRLTQATSQPEHAFDLLISEIEETKPAPLSAKQLEAVAGVIAKTFKVPDQHQFCSRIIHTYKEQQAKIQLVEKQTHLKLASEKARHENWENSLVDFHTVSELLSCSTKEALRWIAEQRIPVVRRLQQGEREIWQFDPEEVAKLAFKVHEWRQKGHSKSKKHSNKKHDRHTDKPHAAWISLSKKADTGDKSVQNATIANIAALDRYASHFATARALKRHITLVTGPTNSGKSHMALRALADSQSGYALAPLRLLAHEFRETLMEYGLSASLVTGEERILVPSSPFLAATVEMCPFHSPVDVAIIDEAQMLFDEDRGAAWTAAIMGVPARHLYILGAPEAIPIIRRIAKLCDDPIDEISLQRKTPLTASLNPVRLSNLKKGDAVIAFSRRDVLDIRAALLAQNKKVAVVYGALSPEVRRAEAQRFNSGQADILVATDAIGMGLNLKIRRIIFATLRKFDGSQIRDLTTQEVKQIGGRAGRYGHHDAGIVSVLAGAGNPHFIKHHLEAPTQPPTELRPLVQPDIEIIQAIAEEIRSESLFGVLTRINRAVLRADDPNYRLADMSQSFAIAAALEGIPDLTLSQRWTYALCPIDERDEGISRLTRWALKHATNQQILPPGTGHLPAPEKTSREELELAEKRYKRLVAWRWLALRFPDVYINLQEAEHNTAKLNSWIENVLRQQSRMKTRH; from the coding sequence ATGATGCATAAGTCTCCTGCAGAGCAGGCTATGGAATATGCTGTGGCTCAAACAGGCCTTTCCCTTGAAAGGCGGGAAATCCCCCTTCTGTTACGGCGTATCGCCCGCCTTCTCCCCCCACGGTTAGAGAAAACCGAACAGCTAGATGATTTTATTCTCCCAGCCAATTCTTTCATCCGTCTTGTTTGTGATGTCCGCCGCAAAAAATGGACCAGCAGACTTATAGCCCTTTGCCAAAGCCACTCTATCGCCTGGGCATCACGGGAAGATATTTTATCAGCTGCCCACACTATTACCCTACCGGAACCCGATGATGGCGACCTCCTTCAAGCTCTTGAAAAAACCCTAGCAAACCGCTTAACTCAGGCCACATCTCAGCCCGAACACGCGTTTGACCTCCTTATTTCGGAGATTGAAGAAACAAAACCCGCTCCTTTATCGGCTAAGCAATTGGAAGCGGTAGCAGGAGTGATTGCCAAGACCTTTAAGGTGCCCGATCAACACCAGTTTTGCTCCCGTATAATCCACACCTATAAGGAGCAACAAGCCAAAATCCAACTTGTTGAGAAACAAACCCACCTAAAGCTCGCCAGTGAAAAGGCCAGACACGAAAACTGGGAAAACTCTCTCGTTGATTTTCATACTGTATCTGAACTTCTTTCCTGCTCGACAAAAGAGGCTTTACGTTGGATTGCTGAGCAGCGTATTCCCGTTGTACGTCGCCTTCAGCAAGGCGAACGCGAAATATGGCAGTTCGACCCGGAGGAAGTTGCAAAACTGGCCTTTAAAGTGCATGAATGGCGCCAGAAAGGGCACTCCAAAAGCAAGAAACACTCCAACAAAAAGCATGATCGCCATACCGATAAACCCCATGCCGCATGGATTTCCCTTTCAAAAAAGGCTGATACGGGCGATAAATCTGTCCAGAATGCCACCATTGCCAATATTGCAGCCCTAGACCGTTATGCAAGCCACTTTGCCACCGCCCGAGCCTTAAAACGCCATATTACCCTTGTTACTGGCCCCACCAACAGCGGCAAATCCCATATGGCTTTACGAGCCCTTGCCGATTCCCAAAGTGGATATGCCCTCGCCCCCCTCAGGCTCCTGGCCCATGAGTTCCGCGAAACATTAATGGAATATGGCCTCTCGGCGTCACTAGTAACGGGTGAGGAACGTATTCTGGTTCCCTCCAGCCCGTTTCTGGCGGCCACTGTTGAAATGTGCCCTTTTCATTCCCCCGTGGATGTTGCCATTATTGACGAAGCGCAAATGTTATTTGATGAAGACAGGGGTGCTGCCTGGACGGCAGCCATTATGGGGGTTCCGGCCCGCCATCTTTATATTCTGGGCGCACCTGAGGCTATACCCATTATTAGGCGCATTGCCAAACTCTGCGATGACCCGATTGATGAAATTAGCCTCCAGCGTAAAACCCCCCTCACTGCCTCGCTCAACCCTGTACGGCTCTCTAACCTCAAAAAAGGAGATGCTGTTATTGCCTTTTCTCGCCGTGATGTACTTGATATCCGGGCAGCCCTGCTTGCCCAGAACAAAAAGGTTGCTGTTGTGTATGGTGCCCTCAGCCCAGAAGTAAGGCGAGCTGAAGCCCAGCGTTTTAACTCTGGGCAGGCCGATATCCTTGTTGCGACAGATGCCATCGGCATGGGGCTAAACCTGAAGATACGGCGTATTATATTTGCTACCCTCCGCAAGTTTGATGGTAGCCAGATCCGTGACCTCACCACCCAGGAAGTAAAACAAATTGGCGGGCGTGCAGGCCGTTATGGCCATCATGATGCAGGGATTGTCTCTGTTCTTGCCGGAGCTGGAAACCCACACTTTATAAAACACCATCTCGAGGCTCCAACCCAACCGCCAACCGAGTTACGCCCGCTTGTACAACCCGACATTGAAATTATTCAAGCCATTGCCGAAGAAATACGCTCCGAAAGTTTATTTGGCGTGCTCACCCGCATTAACCGTGCTGTCCTCAGGGCTGACGACCCCAACTATCGCCTAGCGGATATGAGCCAATCTTTTGCCATTGCTGCCGCCCTTGAAGGCATTCCCGACCTTACCCTTTCCCAACGGTGGACTTACGCACTATGCCCAATTGATGAGCGCGATGAAGGTATAAGCAGGCTTACACGATGGGCCCTTAAACATGCGACAAACCAACAAATTCTCCCCCCTGGAACAGGCCACCTACCCGCGCCAGAAAAAACCAGTCGCGAAGAATTAGAGTTAGCAGAAAAACGCTATAAACGCCTTGTCGCTTGGCGATGGCTTGCCTTACGTTTTCCAGATGTCTACATTAACCTCCAAGAGGCAGAACATAATACAGCCAAGCTCAATAGTTGGATTGAAAATGTCTTACGTCAGCAAAGTCGAATGAAAACTCGCCACTAG